The following are encoded together in the Drosophila sechellia strain sech25 chromosome 3R, ASM438219v1, whole genome shotgun sequence genome:
- the LOC6614041 gene encoding farnesol dehydrogenase, producing MDRWLNRVAVVTGASSGIGSACCKDLVAKGMVVVGLARREERLKELKESLPADQQARFHGRKCDVSVEQQVIDAFAWVDETLGGADVLVNNAGITTGSLITDPNNAADMRAVLDTNVLGFVWCAREAFRSQQTRNVTDGHVVVVNSVVGHKIPVVPGFNFKMYAPSKFAVTALAEVLRQEFQVKKTQTKITSISPGAVDTEIIDEKIKEVIPNFPMLRAEDVADAVSYCIQTPPNVQIHELTIKPVGESF from the exons ATGGATCGTTGGTTGAATCGCGTTGCTGTGGTCACGGGTGCCAGTTCTGGGATCGGTTCCGCCTGCTGCAAGGATCTGGTGGCCAAGGGCATGGTCGTCGTGGGGTTGGCTCGTCGGGAGGAGCGCTTGAAGGAGCTAAAGGAATCTCTGCCGGCAGATCAACAAGCCCGCTTCCATGGCCGAAAGTGTGACGTCAGCGTGGAGCAGCAGGTGATCGATGCCTTCGCATGGGTAGATGAGACCCTTGGAGGTGCTGATGTCCTGGTGAACAACGCCGGCATCACTACCGGTTCCCTCATCACGGATCCCAACAATGCCGCAGACATGCGAGCCGTTCTTGACACCAATGTACTGGGATTCGTGTGGTGTGCCCGCGAAGCCTTCCGATCGCAGCAGACGCGCAATGTCACCGATGGCCATGTGGTAGTCGTCAACAGCGTTGTTGGTCACAAAATTCCTGTGGTGCCCGGCTTCAACTTCAAGATGTATGCCCCTTCCAAGTTCGCGGTCACCGCTTTGGCGGAGGTCCTGCGTCAGGAGTTCCAGGTGAAGAAGACCCAGACCAAGATTACG AGCATAAGTCCCGGCGCCGTCGACACAGAGATCATTGATGAGAAAATCAAGGAGGTCATTCCAAACTTTCCCATGCTGCGCGCCGAGGATGTCGCCGATGCAGTGTCCTATTGCATCCAGACGCCTCCCAATGTGCAGATCCATGAGCTGACAATCAAGCCAGTCGGGGAATCGTTTTAA